The Streptomyces aurantiacus genome includes a region encoding these proteins:
- a CDS encoding (2Fe-2S)-binding protein: MSAPALAETAPGADTHPARSVLTEAYARMTEAFPALGVTELAPGEPAPTGDGRIAVAGLAAGGADLDSFLAWDDAQVLTDHGRRARPDVIASFGLHRYAWPACLLITVPWFLLRRVPRFPVEHVTFQRMPGRIAVRVGEFACLPDDPAAALTGARVVRDEEALRAEVRSAVAEHLEPVLSGFGPRMRRRDRALWAMATDEVVESLWYVAGLLGEQRRATEELERLFPGTTRPYVGSAGFRETAGPNGECLPTRDRASCCFYYTLDPEDTCANCPRNSEAVRVAKLTAQAAGPTG, from the coding sequence CACGCACCCGGCCCGCTCGGTCCTGACCGAGGCGTACGCGCGGATGACCGAGGCATTCCCGGCCCTGGGGGTGACGGAGCTCGCTCCCGGCGAACCCGCCCCGACGGGCGACGGGCGGATCGCCGTCGCCGGACTCGCGGCGGGCGGCGCCGATCTCGACTCCTTCCTGGCGTGGGACGACGCGCAGGTGCTGACCGACCACGGGCGGCGGGCCCGCCCGGACGTCATCGCGAGCTTCGGCCTGCACCGGTACGCCTGGCCCGCCTGCCTGCTGATCACGGTGCCGTGGTTCCTGCTGCGCCGCGTCCCCCGCTTCCCCGTGGAGCACGTCACCTTCCAGCGCATGCCCGGCCGTATCGCGGTCCGCGTGGGCGAGTTCGCCTGCCTGCCGGACGACCCGGCGGCCGCGCTCACCGGCGCGCGCGTCGTCCGGGACGAGGAGGCCCTGCGGGCGGAGGTGCGCTCCGCCGTCGCCGAGCACCTGGAGCCGGTCCTGAGCGGATTCGGCCCGCGGATGCGGCGCCGCGACCGCGCCCTGTGGGCCATGGCGACCGACGAGGTCGTCGAGAGCCTCTGGTACGTGGCCGGCCTCCTGGGCGAGCAGCGGCGGGCGACGGAGGAGCTGGAGCGGCTGTTCCCCGGAACCACCCGGCCGTACGTCGGCTCCGCCGGCTTCCGCGAGACGGCCGGCCCGAACGGCGAGTGCCTGCCCACCCGGGACCGGGCCAGCTGCTGCTTCTACTACACCCTCGACCCCGAGGACACCTGCGCCAACTGCCCGCGCAACTCCGAGGCGGTCCGCGTCGCGAAGCTGACGGCACAGGCGGCCGGGCCGACGGGCTGA
- a CDS encoding DUF2637 domain-containing protein: MRLTDISLNWLLPGAVLLLGLLAAVAVLARGKRAGEKTHADDSWERTEERRRRKEAIYGTASYLLLFCCAAVAAALSFHGLVGFGEQNLNLSGGWQYLVPFGLDGAAMFCSVLAVREASHGDAALGSRILVWTFAAAAAWFNWVHAPRGLGHAGAPHFFAGMSLSAAVLFDRALKQTRRAALREQGLVPRPLPQIRIVRWLRAPRETYGAWSLMLLENVRSLDEAVEEVREDKREKEQNRLRRRDQEKLDRARIKAITRGHRGMIGRGGRQAELQSAQAAAQVAAEPAISAPELPVRARPSLQPVRRGGESPTVDLTAEDDTMALPRLDSLERKLKDLEQQFG; the protein is encoded by the coding sequence ATGAGACTGACCGACATATCGCTGAACTGGCTGCTTCCCGGCGCCGTGCTGCTCCTGGGCCTGCTGGCGGCGGTTGCGGTGCTCGCGCGTGGTAAACGCGCCGGGGAGAAGACCCACGCCGACGATTCGTGGGAGCGCACGGAAGAGCGCCGCAGGCGCAAGGAGGCCATCTACGGCACCGCCTCCTACCTACTCCTGTTCTGCTGCGCCGCGGTCGCCGCCGCCCTCTCCTTCCACGGCCTGGTCGGCTTCGGCGAGCAGAACCTGAACCTCTCCGGCGGCTGGCAGTACCTGGTGCCGTTCGGCCTGGACGGCGCGGCCATGTTCTGCTCCGTACTCGCGGTGCGCGAGGCCAGCCACGGTGACGCGGCGCTCGGCTCCCGGATACTCGTGTGGACGTTCGCGGCCGCCGCCGCCTGGTTCAACTGGGTGCACGCCCCGAGGGGCCTCGGCCACGCGGGCGCCCCGCACTTCTTCGCCGGCATGTCCCTGTCGGCCGCCGTCCTCTTCGACCGCGCGCTGAAGCAGACCCGCCGCGCCGCCCTGCGCGAGCAGGGCCTGGTGCCCCGGCCGCTGCCGCAGATCCGGATCGTACGGTGGCTGCGCGCTCCCCGTGAGACCTACGGCGCCTGGTCGCTGATGCTCCTCGAGAACGTGCGCAGCCTGGACGAGGCCGTCGAGGAAGTGCGTGAGGACAAGCGGGAGAAGGAGCAGAACCGTCTGCGCCGTCGCGACCAGGAGAAGCTGGACCGTGCCCGCATCAAGGCGATCACCCGCGGCCACCGCGGAATGATCGGACGCGGTGGCCGTCAGGCGGAACTCCAGTCGGCCCAGGCGGCCGCCCAGGTCGCCGCGGAGCCTGCCATATCAGCGCCGGAACTACCCGTACGCGCCCGGCCCTCGTTGCAGCCCGTCCGCCGCGGCGGTGAGTCGCCGACGGTCGACCTCACCGCGGAGGACGACACGATGGCGCTGCCGCGACTCGACTCCCTCGAGCGCAAGCTGAAGGATCTGGAGCAGCAGTTCGGCTGA